One genomic region from Pseudoduganella dura encodes:
- a CDS encoding FAD-dependent monooxygenase, whose protein sequence is MNMPSSSKHHVQTAVCIVGNGAIAKTAALAFAQAGQSVTLLGPPAAPKPDGLEPSWDVRVYALNHTAHELLSNLKVWGAMDQQRIAPVDGMIVKGDGEQPGHLNFDAYGAHADTLAWIVEDRNLNGALDAALRFAQNVHVVTGRAVALKCDEHGAAVQLEDGTAVKASLIVGADGAQSWVRGQCDIGLDYKPYGQKGVVANFETELPHHGAALQWFTCTRGIVALLPLPGNRVSLVWSAPDMLADQLCSEGAQALADRLAEFAADKLGRLTPVLPEGVRAFPLALVRPHSLVAQRVALIGDAAHVVHPLAGHGMNLGFGDVRDLVRAVTEREEHRSIGDERVLARYGRSRREEVLLMQATTDGLQRLFGANLEPLRAARNFGLNLLDKLPFVKRTLMSHALGRH, encoded by the coding sequence ATGAACATGCCATCCTCCTCCAAGCACCACGTGCAGACGGCGGTCTGCATCGTCGGCAACGGCGCGATCGCCAAGACGGCCGCGCTGGCATTCGCCCAGGCCGGCCAGAGCGTCACGTTGCTCGGCCCGCCCGCGGCGCCGAAACCCGACGGTCTGGAACCCAGCTGGGACGTGCGCGTGTATGCGCTGAACCATACCGCGCACGAGCTGCTGTCGAACCTCAAGGTATGGGGCGCGATGGACCAGCAGCGCATCGCCCCGGTCGACGGCATGATCGTCAAGGGCGACGGCGAGCAGCCCGGCCACCTCAACTTCGACGCCTACGGCGCCCATGCCGATACTCTGGCCTGGATCGTGGAGGACCGCAACCTGAACGGCGCCCTCGATGCCGCGCTGCGCTTCGCGCAGAACGTGCATGTCGTGACCGGCCGCGCGGTGGCGCTGAAATGCGACGAGCATGGCGCCGCCGTGCAGCTGGAGGATGGCACTGCCGTCAAGGCATCGCTGATCGTCGGCGCGGACGGCGCCCAGTCATGGGTGCGCGGCCAGTGCGATATCGGCCTCGACTACAAGCCGTATGGCCAGAAGGGCGTGGTTGCCAACTTCGAGACCGAGCTGCCGCACCACGGCGCCGCCCTCCAGTGGTTCACTTGCACCCGCGGTATCGTGGCGCTGCTGCCGTTGCCCGGCAACCGCGTATCGCTGGTCTGGTCCGCGCCGGACATGCTGGCCGACCAGCTGTGCAGCGAAGGCGCGCAGGCGCTGGCCGACCGCCTGGCGGAATTCGCCGCCGACAAGCTCGGCAGGCTGACCCCGGTATTGCCGGAGGGCGTGCGCGCCTTCCCGCTGGCGCTGGTGCGCCCCCATTCCCTGGTGGCCCAGCGCGTGGCGCTGATCGGCGACGCGGCCCACGTGGTGCATCCGCTGGCCGGCCATGGCATGAACCTGGGCTTTGGCGACGTGCGCGACCTGGTGCGCGCCGTGACCGAACGCGAGGAACACCGTTCCATCGGCGACGAGCGCGTGCTTGCCCGCTACGGCCGCTCGCGCAGGGAAGAAGTGCTGCTGATGCAAGCCACCACTGATGGCTTGCAACGTTTGTTCGGCGCCAATCTCGAACCGCTTCGCGCGGCGCGCAATTTCGGGCTAAACTTGCTGGATAAATTGCCGTTCGTCAAGCGCACGCTGATGTCCCACGCGCTGGGCCGGCACTGA
- a CDS encoding DUF4214 domain-containing protein → MTTNASFGNVLQGSLTNRATDTYQLTTAAGGIVTLDFLHPAGAGNTGAPIVISVVDALGNVVFSGTTRGNASFVTTVASAGIYSLKIGDGDSSDRTDGGTYSVTPTLKTAAGTSYDGGSNNTTASAVSAAMETAIVGSLNNRDVDMFKVHADSGGVLTLSLLHPDGAGNGGEQIKVDVLDSAGNIVTTRTLTGDGSIVTTVATAGDYYLRIADGSIYTYADGGLYTLTPTLSAAAGITYDGAANNTTVTALSSEMATAIAGSLDNRDVDMFKVHADSGGILTLALSHPDGVDGGGAPIRVDVLDAAGKVVATQTLKGTGAFVTTVASAGDYYLKVADDSIYTYNDGGVYTLTPTLLGQPGVVYDGAANITAATALAAPLSTTIMGSIDNRDIDYFKFTAATSGTLTVNFSHPDGAGTAGSRIDLAIIDSGGKTVFTKTERGSDLVNVTLANAGEYYLKVSDGSTSIYDDGGIYKIIAGMSSAGGINLAGTDAAESLAGTAGNDVINGGTGRDVVAYSGNSGDYQITASPVGARVAGNTGVDGSDTLINVERLQFADKVVALDVDGVAGQAYRLYQAAFDRTPDSTGLGFWIGAMDNGVSLDSVAASFIGSDEFQLRYGSDASNLEIVSGFYANVLHRAPDQGGLDFWVGALDSHAADAAHVLASFSESPENIAQLTGVLAHGIGYTPYG, encoded by the coding sequence ATGACGACCAACGCATCTTTCGGCAACGTTCTACAGGGAAGCCTGACCAACAGGGCCACGGATACATACCAGCTGACCACTGCGGCCGGCGGCATCGTAACGCTCGATTTCCTCCATCCCGCCGGCGCGGGCAACACAGGTGCGCCCATCGTCATATCGGTGGTCGATGCCCTTGGCAATGTCGTCTTCAGCGGAACAACGCGCGGCAATGCCAGCTTTGTCACCACCGTGGCTTCCGCGGGCATATATTCACTGAAGATCGGTGACGGCGATTCCAGCGACCGTACCGACGGCGGCACATACAGCGTGACGCCAACCCTGAAGACTGCCGCCGGTACCAGCTATGACGGCGGCAGCAACAACACCACGGCGAGCGCCGTATCCGCCGCAATGGAAACGGCCATCGTCGGCAGCCTGAACAACAGGGATGTCGACATGTTCAAGGTGCATGCCGACAGCGGCGGCGTGTTGACGCTGTCGCTGCTGCATCCCGATGGCGCCGGCAACGGCGGGGAACAGATCAAGGTCGATGTGCTGGATTCGGCCGGCAATATCGTTACCACCAGGACGCTGACCGGCGACGGCAGCATTGTGACCACCGTGGCCACCGCCGGCGACTATTACCTGAGAATCGCCGACGGCAGTATCTACACGTATGCCGACGGGGGCCTCTATACACTGACACCAACATTGTCCGCCGCAGCGGGCATCACGTACGATGGCGCGGCGAACAACACCACGGTAACCGCCCTGTCCAGCGAGATGGCGACAGCCATCGCCGGCAGCCTGGATAACAGGGATGTCGACATGTTCAAGGTGCATGCGGACAGCGGCGGCATACTCACGCTGGCGCTGTCGCATCCCGACGGTGTCGATGGCGGCGGCGCACCGATCAGGGTCGATGTGCTCGACGCAGCCGGCAAGGTGGTCGCCACGCAGACCCTGAAAGGCACCGGCGCCTTTGTCACCACGGTGGCCTCGGCTGGCGACTATTACCTGAAAGTTGCCGACGACAGCATTTATACCTACAACGACGGTGGCGTCTACACGCTCACGCCCACCTTGCTCGGCCAGCCCGGCGTGGTCTACGACGGCGCAGCCAACATCACCGCCGCCACCGCCCTGGCCGCGCCGCTGTCGACAACGATCATGGGCAGCATCGATAACCGCGATATCGATTACTTCAAGTTCACAGCGGCCACCAGCGGCACTCTGACCGTCAACTTCAGCCATCCCGACGGGGCGGGCACCGCGGGCAGTCGGATCGACCTCGCCATTATCGACAGCGGTGGCAAGACCGTGTTCACGAAGACCGAGCGCGGCAGCGACCTGGTCAACGTGACACTGGCCAACGCCGGCGAGTATTACCTGAAGGTCAGCGACGGCAGCACCTCCATCTATGACGATGGCGGCATCTACAAGATCATTGCCGGCATGAGCAGCGCGGGCGGCATCAACCTGGCCGGCACGGATGCCGCGGAAAGCCTTGCCGGCACGGCCGGCAACGACGTCATCAACGGCGGCACCGGCCGGGACGTGGTCGCCTATAGCGGCAATAGCGGCGATTATCAGATCACGGCTTCCCCGGTTGGCGCGCGCGTTGCCGGCAACACTGGCGTCGATGGTTCGGATACGCTGATCAACGTGGAACGGCTGCAGTTCGCGGACAAGGTGGTGGCGCTGGATGTGGATGGCGTGGCTGGCCAGGCTTATCGCCTGTATCAGGCCGCGTTCGACCGCACTCCGGACAGCACGGGGCTGGGCTTCTGGATCGGTGCGATGGACAATGGCGTCTCGCTGGACAGCGTGGCCGCGTCCTTTATCGGCTCGGATGAATTCCAGCTGCGCTACGGCAGCGACGCTTCCAACCTTGAAATCGTCAGCGGTTTCTATGCCAATGTCCTGCACCGCGCCCCTGACCAGGGCGGCCTGGACTTCTGGGTCGGTGCGCTCGACAGCCATGCCGCCGACGCTGCGCACGTCCTCGCCAGCTTCAGCGAAAGTCCTGAAAACATCGCCCAGCTCACCGGTGTGCTGGCACATGGCATCGGCTACACGCCATACGGCTGA
- the dkgB gene encoding 2,5-didehydrogluconate reductase DkgB, which yields MQDKIPAIGLGTFRLQGRVVIDSVRAGLELGYRHIDTAQIYGNEADVGTAIAESGIARDELFVTTKVWTANLAGDRLIPSLQESLDKLRLQQVDLALIHWPSPRDEVPVAEYMAALLAAKRAGLARRIGISNFTLRHMGEAIDAVGAAEIATNQVEIHPYLQNRAVARFAREHGLHLTAYMPLAYGKVMKDPVIARIAAKHEATPAQVALAWSLQQGFAVIPSSTKRENLAANLLAARITLSEEEMAAIAALDANDRIANPEGIAPAWD from the coding sequence ATGCAAGACAAGATCCCCGCCATCGGCCTCGGCACGTTCCGCCTGCAGGGCCGGGTGGTCATCGATTCCGTCCGTGCCGGGCTGGAGCTCGGTTACCGCCACATCGATACCGCGCAGATCTACGGCAACGAGGCCGACGTGGGCACGGCGATCGCCGAAAGCGGTATCGCCCGGGATGAACTGTTCGTCACGACCAAGGTCTGGACGGCGAACCTGGCCGGCGACAGGTTGATTCCCAGCCTGCAGGAAAGCCTCGACAAGCTGCGGCTGCAGCAGGTCGACCTGGCGCTGATCCACTGGCCGTCGCCACGGGACGAGGTGCCGGTCGCCGAATACATGGCGGCGCTGCTGGCGGCAAAGCGGGCGGGCCTGGCCCGCCGGATCGGCATCTCGAACTTCACGCTGCGCCATATGGGGGAGGCGATCGATGCCGTGGGCGCGGCGGAGATCGCGACCAACCAGGTTGAAATCCACCCCTACCTGCAGAATCGCGCAGTGGCGCGGTTCGCCCGCGAGCACGGACTCCACCTGACGGCCTACATGCCGCTGGCCTATGGCAAGGTCATGAAGGACCCGGTCATTGCCCGCATCGCCGCGAAGCACGAGGCGACGCCGGCCCAGGTGGCGCTGGCCTGGTCGCTGCAGCAGGGCTTCGCCGTGATTCCTTCGTCGACGAAGCGGGAGAACCTGGCGGCGAACCTGCTGGCGGCACGGATCACGCTGTCGGAAGAGGAAATGGCCGCCATCGCCGCGCTGGATGCCAATGACCGGATCGCGAACCCGGAAGGCATCGCGCCGGCATGGGATTGA
- a CDS encoding host attachment protein: MKPTWIITANAGRARFYEESSLTEPLKEIEDLVSPGAKQNISDVVTDKAGPTAAAKSGHNISSGNQAPGIAHNANSGAPNKQYQPAVTPAEQEAEHFAKDISSYLVKAHQEGRFGQLVISASPQFLGVLRSNIDPHVKELIKTEFNKDYTHVNVSQLREQLQAHKAKQE, from the coding sequence ATGAAACCAACCTGGATTATCACGGCCAATGCTGGCCGCGCGCGATTCTACGAAGAATCGTCCCTGACCGAGCCACTGAAGGAAATCGAAGACCTCGTCAGTCCCGGTGCCAAGCAGAACATCTCCGATGTCGTCACGGACAAGGCGGGCCCCACGGCCGCCGCCAAGAGCGGCCACAATATCAGCAGCGGCAACCAGGCCCCGGGCATTGCCCACAATGCCAACTCGGGCGCGCCGAACAAGCAGTACCAGCCCGCCGTCACGCCGGCCGAGCAGGAAGCCGAACATTTTGCCAAGGATATTTCAAGTTATCTGGTGAAAGCACACCAGGAAGGCCGCTTCGGCCAGCTGGTCATTTCCGCCTCGCCGCAGTTCCTCGGCGTGCTGCGCTCGAACATCGATCCGCATGTGAAAGAGCTGATCAAGACCGAATTCAACAAGGACTACACGCACGTCAACGTGTCCCAGTTGCGCGAGCAGCTGCAGGCGCACAAGGCCAAGCAGGAGTAA
- the gdhA gene encoding NADP-specific glutamate dehydrogenase, protein MKYASVHQFLQHVADRNAGQPEFLQAVTEVMESLWPFIEKHPRYAEQGLLDRLVEPERVVMFRVSWVDDHGQVQVNRGYRIQHSMAIGPYKGGLRFHPSVTLSVLKFLAFEQTFKNALTTLPMGGGKGGSDFDPKGKSQGEVMRFCQAFVSELFRHVGSDTDVPAGDIGVGGREVGYMAGMMKKLSNRADCVFTGKGLSFGGSLMRPEATGYGTVYFAEEMLRTRGRSFDGLRVSVSGSGNVAQYAVEKAMSLGARVVTVSDSSGTVIDMDGFTPEKLAILMDVKNHLYGRVGDYAARTGSRFEAGVRPWHVPVDVALPCATQNELDATDAATLIGNGVLCVAEGANMPSTIEAAKAFEAAGVLYAPGKASNAGGVATSGLEMSQNAERIGWPREEVDTRLLQIMKGIHEACVKYGTRADGSISYVDGANIAGFVKVADAMLAQGVI, encoded by the coding sequence ATGAAATACGCATCCGTACATCAGTTTTTGCAGCATGTTGCCGACCGCAACGCAGGCCAGCCGGAATTTTTGCAGGCTGTTACCGAAGTCATGGAAAGCCTGTGGCCGTTCATTGAAAAGCACCCCAGGTATGCCGAACAGGGCCTGCTGGACCGCCTGGTCGAGCCGGAGCGGGTGGTCATGTTCCGCGTCTCCTGGGTGGACGATCATGGCCAGGTCCAGGTCAACCGCGGCTACCGCATCCAGCACAGCATGGCGATCGGCCCCTACAAGGGCGGCCTGCGCTTCCACCCGTCGGTCACGTTGTCGGTCCTGAAATTCCTGGCCTTCGAGCAGACTTTCAAGAATGCGTTGACGACGCTGCCGATGGGCGGCGGCAAGGGCGGTTCCGACTTCGATCCCAAGGGCAAGAGCCAGGGCGAGGTGATGCGCTTCTGCCAGGCGTTCGTGAGCGAGCTGTTCCGCCACGTCGGCTCCGATACCGACGTTCCCGCCGGCGATATCGGCGTGGGCGGGCGTGAAGTGGGCTACATGGCCGGCATGATGAAAAAGCTCAGCAATCGCGCCGATTGCGTGTTCACCGGCAAGGGCCTGAGCTTCGGCGGTTCGCTGATGCGCCCCGAAGCGACCGGCTACGGCACCGTCTACTTTGCCGAGGAAATGCTCAGGACGCGCGGCCGCTCGTTCGACGGCCTGCGCGTCAGCGTGTCCGGTTCGGGCAACGTGGCGCAATACGCCGTCGAAAAAGCGATGTCGCTCGGCGCCAGGGTCGTCACGGTATCGGATTCGAGCGGCACCGTGATCGACATGGATGGCTTCACCCCCGAGAAGCTGGCCATCCTGATGGACGTGAAAAACCACCTGTATGGCCGCGTCGGCGATTACGCCGCACGCACCGGCAGCCGCTTCGAAGCGGGTGTGCGTCCATGGCACGTGCCGGTCGACGTGGCACTGCCCTGCGCCACGCAGAACGAGCTCGATGCGACCGATGCCGCCACCCTGATCGGCAACGGCGTGCTGTGCGTGGCCGAAGGCGCCAACATGCCCTCCACCATCGAGGCGGCAAAGGCGTTCGAGGCGGCCGGCGTGCTGTACGCGCCGGGCAAGGCTAGCAACGCCGGCGGCGTCGCCACGTCGGGCCTGGAGATGAGCCAGAACGCGGAACGCATCGGCTGGCCGCGCGAGGAAGTGGATACCCGCCTGCTGCAGATCATGAAAGGCATCCACGAAGCCTGCGTGAAGTACGGCACGCGCGCGGACGGCAGCATCAGCTACGTGGACGGCGCGAACATCGCCGGGTTCGTGAAGGTGGCCGATGCGATGCTGGCCCAAGGGGTCATTTGA